In Niallia sp. FSL W8-0635, one genomic interval encodes:
- a CDS encoding ATP-binding protein — translation MDRTSYSEEYRQLQKKLSEVEKENTLLRKELQEKDRIWDRRLIAFQTINVGIIIFDENGVIRDINTCLCDNFNLKVDQVIGRNITHFLQQEERSKVRKYINNVKNISGLARSILPLTVNNKLNYFETQTSRLPYEMGFVSIIENKTEVIEKEREKEETQILYNEFFTEALDGIVLWKETGQIIAANASALKIFESTEKQLLSSKISDYIYKKDKRYAEIVMNLYYQKENREELMFLMPNGQKKILEFTTKLHSVEGLNMSIFRNVTERYKMEEELRESKAMFENIFEEVFDGIIIWDQTFKIIDMNKAAERLLSKNKESLIGLDLLSILPSAKSIGEDIKPKLLNVKEEGQNRGLYTVKFPHKREYTQIEYRNKFNIYSGLSITTLRDITENAVLEEQLRKSSTLNVVGELAAGIAHEIRNPMTALKGFIQLLETDVSSEENEMYFSVIKSELIRIESIINEFLLLAKPQAVKYVQIDLRQIMNETMELLHAQAVLQNVQFIKRYDKEIPMSYCEPNQMKKVFINIIKNAIEVLEDGGEIEVSIEPKDDYFHIAIRDNGKGMSKEKLARIGEPFYTTKEKGTGLGLLVSYQIMEDHKGKVMVESELGKGTTFHLLLPIKKT, via the coding sequence ATGGATCGTACGTCCTATTCAGAAGAATATCGACAATTACAAAAGAAACTTAGTGAAGTGGAAAAAGAGAATACACTTCTGAGAAAAGAGCTGCAGGAAAAGGATCGTATATGGGATAGGAGATTAATTGCTTTCCAGACAATAAATGTAGGAATTATTATATTTGATGAAAATGGAGTTATTCGAGATATTAATACATGTCTTTGTGATAACTTTAACTTGAAAGTTGATCAAGTTATTGGTAGAAATATTACGCACTTTCTTCAACAAGAGGAACGTTCTAAGGTTAGAAAATATATAAATAATGTGAAAAATATATCTGGTCTAGCCCGTAGTATATTGCCTTTAACAGTTAATAATAAATTAAATTATTTTGAAACCCAGACAAGTCGATTGCCATATGAAATGGGATTTGTGTCAATCATTGAAAATAAAACAGAAGTAATAGAAAAAGAAAGAGAGAAAGAAGAGACACAAATTCTTTATAATGAATTTTTTACAGAAGCGCTTGATGGGATTGTGCTATGGAAAGAAACAGGACAAATTATTGCTGCTAACGCCTCCGCACTTAAAATTTTTGAAAGCACCGAAAAACAGCTGCTGTCATCAAAAATTAGTGACTATATTTATAAAAAAGATAAGCGTTATGCAGAAATAGTCATGAATCTCTATTATCAAAAGGAAAATAGAGAAGAATTGATGTTTTTGATGCCAAATGGACAGAAAAAAATCCTAGAATTTACAACAAAGCTTCATTCTGTAGAAGGCTTAAATATGAGTATTTTCCGCAATGTAACGGAACGTTATAAAATGGAAGAGGAATTAAGAGAAAGTAAGGCGATGTTTGAGAATATTTTCGAAGAAGTATTTGACGGTATTATCATTTGGGATCAGACTTTTAAAATTATTGATATGAATAAAGCAGCGGAACGTTTACTAAGCAAAAATAAAGAGAGTTTAATCGGTTTAGATTTATTATCAATTCTTCCTTCGGCAAAATCAATTGGAGAAGATATAAAGCCTAAGTTATTAAATGTCAAAGAAGAGGGGCAAAATCGAGGACTCTATACCGTGAAATTTCCCCATAAACGAGAATATACACAGATTGAATATAGAAATAAATTTAATATCTATTCAGGATTAAGTATTACGACACTACGCGATATTACAGAAAATGCCGTATTGGAAGAACAGTTAAGGAAATCATCTACATTAAATGTTGTTGGAGAATTGGCAGCAGGAATAGCTCATGAGATTCGTAATCCGATGACAGCTTTAAAAGGATTTATTCAATTGTTAGAAACAGATGTGTCTTCTGAAGAAAATGAGATGTATTTTTCGGTAATAAAATCAGAGTTGATAAGAATTGAATCGATCATTAATGAATTTTTATTGCTAGCTAAACCACAGGCTGTGAAATATGTACAAATAGATTTAAGACAAATAATGAATGAAACGATGGAATTGCTTCATGCTCAAGCCGTATTACAAAATGTTCAATTTATAAAAAGATATGATAAAGAAATTCCAATGAGTTACTGTGAACCAAATCAAATGAAAAAAGTATTTATTAATATTATAAAAAATGCTATCGAGGTATTAGAAGATGGTGGGGAAATTGAGGTTTCAATTGAACCAAAAGATGATTACTTTCATATAGCAATACGGGATAATGGCAAGGGAATGAGTAAAGAAAAGCTTGCAAGAATTGGTGAACCTTTTTATACAACAAAAGAAAAAGGGACCGGTTTAGGTTTATTAGTTTCTTATCAAATAATGGAAGATCATAAAGGGAAAGTAATGGTTGAGTCGGAACTAGGAAAAGGTACGACTTTTCACCTTCTACTACCAATAAAAAAGACATAA
- a CDS encoding TrkH family potassium uptake protein — protein MGKKFKLVLQNLTPAQMITSYYILAVSISVLLLSLPGVHKEGITVSFMDTLFTAVTAVSVTGLTVINIAETYSTFGIIILMLVLQFGGIGVMAIGTFFWMIFRRKIGLRERQLIMIDHNQSNLSGLVNLIREIFKIILIIEVVGAIILTLQFHNYYPTWQESILHGTFASVSATTNGGLDLTGQSLTPFKDDYFVQLVNIILITLGAIGFPVLIEGKNYLFPKAGNMHLKFSLFTKLTTITFGFLLLFGTIMIIVLEWGNYYAGMSWHQIFFNAFFHSTSTRSGGLATMDINEYSITTLLIFCLLMFIGASPSSVGGGIRTTTFALNILFIYHYANGNKHIKIFKREIYEEDIIKSLVVTIFATGICLVAVIALSISENASLIAILFEVCSAFGTTGLSLGLTPELSNFGKCVIMLLMFIGRIGLTSFIYIIGGKEKKDNFHYPKERIIIG, from the coding sequence ATGGGCAAGAAGTTTAAGTTAGTCCTTCAAAATCTGACTCCTGCACAAATGATAACCAGCTATTATATTTTAGCGGTTAGCATTTCTGTTCTATTACTTAGTTTACCAGGAGTACATAAGGAAGGAATAACGGTTTCGTTTATGGATACATTGTTCACTGCTGTCACTGCAGTAAGTGTAACGGGACTAACGGTAATTAATATCGCTGAAACATATAGCACATTTGGAATTATCATTTTAATGCTTGTATTACAATTTGGTGGAATTGGCGTAATGGCAATTGGAACATTTTTCTGGATGATTTTTCGCAGGAAAATAGGCTTAAGAGAAAGACAGCTTATCATGATCGACCATAATCAGTCTAATCTTTCAGGACTTGTAAATTTAATTAGAGAAATTTTTAAAATTATACTTATCATTGAAGTGGTTGGAGCTATTATTCTTACTTTACAATTTCATAATTATTATCCCACTTGGCAGGAATCAATTTTACATGGAACCTTTGCATCTGTTAGTGCAACTACAAATGGAGGATTAGATTTAACCGGTCAATCCCTTACGCCATTTAAGGATGATTATTTTGTACAACTTGTCAATATTATCCTCATTACATTAGGAGCAATTGGATTTCCTGTATTAATTGAAGGGAAAAATTATCTTTTCCCGAAAGCTGGAAATATGCATCTTAAGTTTTCTTTATTTACAAAGCTAACGACAATTACGTTTGGGTTTCTTTTATTATTCGGAACAATTATGATTATTGTTTTAGAATGGGGCAATTATTATGCAGGAATGAGCTGGCATCAGATATTCTTTAATGCATTTTTTCATTCTACCTCTACGAGAAGTGGTGGTTTAGCAACAATGGATATAAATGAATATTCGATTACGACATTGCTTATTTTTTGTTTGCTAATGTTTATCGGTGCATCTCCAAGTTCTGTTGGTGGTGGGATACGAACGACAACCTTTGCATTAAATATATTATTTATTTATCATTATGCAAATGGAAACAAGCATATAAAGATATTTAAAAGAGAAATCTATGAAGAGGATATAATAAAGTCGTTAGTAGTAACAATATTTGCGACTGGAATTTGTCTTGTTGCTGTTATTGCTCTGTCTATATCAGAAAATGCCTCACTCATTGCAATTCTTTTTGAAGTTTGTTCTGCTTTTGGTACGACCGGGCTTTCATTAGGATTAACGCCAGAATTATCTAACTTTGGTAAGTGTGTGATTATGTTGTTGATGTTTATTGGAAGAATTGGATTGACTTCTTTCATCTATATTATCGGTGGGAAAGAGAAAAAAGATAATTTCCACTATCCTAAGGAACGAATAATTATTGGATAA
- a CDS encoding alpha/beta-type small acid-soluble spore protein, with protein MASRNKLLVPGIEQYLDSVKYEIAEEFGVSLGSDTVSRSNGSVGGEITKRLVQQAQAELSGKTH; from the coding sequence ATGGCTTCTAGAAATAAATTATTAGTTCCAGGAATTGAACAATATTTAGATAGCGTTAAATACGAAATTGCGGAAGAATTTGGGGTAAGCTTAGGATCAGATACTGTTTCACGTTCTAACGGTTCTGTTGGTGGAGAAATAACCAAAAGACTTGTACAACAAGCACAAGCTGAGTTATCAGGTAAAACGCATTAA
- a CDS encoding amino acid ABC transporter ATP-binding protein, translating into MESVFGVNKLTTPLNEREDIIKVNKLNKWYGDHHVLKDVDLTVKQGEVIVILGPSGSGKSTFIRTINALEEFQKGEITVDDIALTDDLKNIEEIRKETGMVFQSFNLFPHMTILKNISLAPIWVRKWKKAKAEQIAKELLERVGIPEQANKYPGQLSGGQQQRVAIARALAMQPKIMLFDEPTSALDPEMVKEVLDVMKTLAESGMTMLVVTHEMGFARQVADRIILFDKGEIVEMGKPEELFDNPKHERTKAFLSQIL; encoded by the coding sequence ATGGAAAGTGTATTTGGCGTAAATAAACTAACAACCCCTTTAAATGAGAGAGAAGATATTATAAAAGTAAATAAATTGAATAAATGGTATGGGGATCATCATGTATTAAAGGATGTAGATCTTACGGTTAAACAAGGAGAGGTAATCGTTATTTTAGGACCATCTGGATCAGGTAAATCCACATTTATTCGAACAATTAATGCCCTAGAAGAATTTCAAAAGGGTGAAATAACGGTTGATGATATTGCATTAACGGATGATCTTAAAAATATTGAAGAAATTCGTAAAGAAACGGGAATGGTATTCCAATCCTTTAATTTATTTCCACATATGACAATCTTGAAAAATATATCTTTAGCACCTATATGGGTGAGAAAATGGAAAAAAGCAAAAGCGGAACAAATTGCAAAGGAATTGCTAGAAAGAGTAGGTATTCCGGAGCAAGCAAATAAATATCCGGGACAATTATCTGGTGGTCAGCAGCAACGTGTTGCGATTGCTAGAGCATTAGCAATGCAGCCTAAGATTATGCTTTTTGATGAACCTACATCTGCGCTCGATCCAGAGATGGTAAAGGAAGTGTTAGATGTTATGAAAACTTTGGCGGAATCTGGAATGACCATGCTTGTGGTAACACATGAAATGGGATTTGCAAGACAAGTTGCCGACCGTATTATCTTATTTGATAAGGGTGAAATTGTCGAAATGGGCAAACCAGAAGAATTATTTGACAATCCTAAGCATGAACGGACGAAAGCATTCTTATCCCAGATACTATAA
- a CDS encoding metalloregulator ArsR/SmtB family transcription factor, producing the protein MQLDKLVAFYKTMGDPTRIRIISLLANKPWNGQALADKLGLSAPTITHHLKKMREINIVYDRRDKNTIYFYLNKSVILQQTESLQKLAIGMEASVMNVNDGEQAKIIENFFTAEGRLKNIPSQRKKKLIVFKYMLKGLVFGRKYEEKEINEHIKQYFDDYATIRREFIINHFMYRENNIYELNPEEMWAK; encoded by the coding sequence ATGCAATTAGATAAACTGGTTGCTTTTTATAAAACAATGGGTGATCCCACAAGAATAAGAATTATTTCTTTATTAGCAAATAAACCGTGGAATGGGCAAGCGTTAGCAGATAAACTTGGCTTATCTGCTCCTACGATTACCCATCATTTAAAGAAAATGCGTGAAATAAATATCGTTTATGACAGAAGAGATAAGAATACGATTTATTTTTATTTAAACAAATCCGTTATTTTGCAACAAACGGAGTCTTTACAAAAACTTGCAATTGGAATGGAGGCGAGTGTAATGAATGTCAACGATGGGGAACAAGCAAAAATAATTGAAAACTTCTTTACCGCAGAGGGGAGACTTAAAAATATTCCTTCTCAAAGAAAGAAAAAATTAATTGTATTTAAATACATGCTGAAAGGGTTAGTGTTTGGTAGAAAATATGAAGAAAAAGAAATAAATGAACATATAAAACAATATTTCGATGATTATGCCACGATTAGAAGAGAATTTATCATCAATCATTTTATGTATAGAGAAAATAATATATATGAACTAAATCCAGAGGAAATGTGGGCAAAGTAA
- a CDS encoding acyltransferase family protein, whose translation MKQRDYYFDNAKFILIFFVVFGHFIQSFINDNQNIYTLYKVIYTFHMPAFILISGFFAKGIAEKGYIKKYAKKLIIPYLIFQLVYSIFYYFLYGKSTFAIEPLTPHWSLWFLISLFFWNIFLLAFAKLKPIQGIILSLLLGLAIGMVDWTSTYLSLTRTFVFFPLFLIGFYMKKEHFSFVKTKNARIMAIIIFTLVFIGFHFFPSINYQWLFGSKSYEALGEGYFIGMAIRLFFYVLSFLMIFCFFACVPKKEYFFTKFGKSTLYVYLLHGFFIRLFRQSDLPDIFESPRSYVMIVIVSFLITVLLSSNIIISLTQPIIELRSSKLKQLLTRVQRTLQTDR comes from the coding sequence ATGAAACAACGGGATTACTACTTTGATAATGCAAAATTTATTTTGATCTTTTTCGTTGTCTTCGGTCATTTTATCCAATCATTCATAAATGACAATCAAAATATCTATACGTTATATAAAGTAATTTACACTTTTCATATGCCTGCATTTATTTTAATTTCTGGATTTTTTGCTAAGGGGATTGCAGAAAAGGGGTATATAAAAAAATATGCAAAAAAACTAATCATTCCTTATCTTATCTTTCAGCTAGTATACAGCATTTTTTATTATTTTCTTTATGGAAAGTCCACTTTTGCGATTGAACCGTTGACACCACATTGGTCGCTATGGTTTTTAATTAGTTTGTTTTTTTGGAATATCTTTTTATTAGCATTTGCGAAATTAAAGCCGATACAGGGAATTATCCTGTCGCTTCTATTAGGACTCGCAATAGGTATGGTTGATTGGACTTCAACTTATTTAAGCTTAACACGAACTTTCGTATTCTTTCCTTTATTTTTAATAGGATTTTATATGAAAAAGGAACATTTCTCTTTTGTAAAAACAAAAAATGCAAGGATAATGGCTATTATCATTTTTACCCTTGTATTTATTGGCTTTCATTTCTTTCCATCTATTAATTATCAGTGGTTGTTTGGCTCTAAATCCTATGAGGCATTAGGAGAAGGGTACTTTATAGGAATGGCAATCAGGTTATTTTTCTACGTATTAAGCTTTCTGATGATTTTTTGTTTTTTCGCTTGTGTACCGAAAAAGGAGTATTTCTTCACTAAATTCGGCAAATCGACGTTATATGTTTATTTATTGCATGGCTTCTTTATCCGTCTTTTTAGACAAAGTGATTTACCAGATATATTTGAATCTCCAAGATCGTACGTGATGATAGTAATTGTATCTTTCTTAATCACGGTACTGCTGTCAAGCAATATAATCATTTCTTTAACACAGCCAATTATTGAATTAAGAAGCTCAAAATTGAAACAACTGCTTACAAGAGTTCAACGTACACTTCAAACAGATAGATAA
- a CDS encoding amino acid ABC transporter permease, protein MDNIQLENTEPVLEKKKLTSQKKLQLWLKNNLFKDWKNAILTIVTLMFTIYLLVNIGGFLVASEWSVVTDNLRLLFVGQFPIEEIWRLWVSILFLSVLLGTSWGVWRGIIGHVAISLGALLLVFGILPYTEIESKVYLFSSVVAIGVFYFVGKYVPKLKIPMLVLWILYIPICLSIINGFGVLEPVKTNIWGGFLLTLIIASVSIICSFPLGLLLAVGRRSKLPIIKYCCILYIELIRGMPLIMVLFIAQLLLPMFLGGIQLDNVVRAMIAFTLFSAAYLAENIRGGLQSIPRGQFEAAQALGLNNIKMMVFVVLPQALKAVIPAMVGQFISVFKDTSLVAVIGLADFLGMGKKIAANPEYLGKYMELYIVIAFIYFIFCFLMSHVSKHIEKSLGVGTR, encoded by the coding sequence TTGGATAATATACAATTGGAAAACACGGAACCAGTTTTGGAAAAGAAAAAATTAACTAGTCAGAAGAAACTACAGTTATGGTTGAAAAATAATTTATTTAAAGATTGGAAAAATGCAATACTGACTATTGTCACGCTAATGTTCACGATTTATTTACTTGTAAATATTGGCGGATTCCTAGTAGCAAGTGAATGGAGTGTAGTGACAGATAATCTAAGGCTACTTTTCGTGGGGCAATTTCCGATAGAGGAAATTTGGAGATTATGGGTATCCATTCTATTTTTATCCGTATTATTAGGTACTTCTTGGGGTGTTTGGAGAGGTATTATCGGTCATGTAGCTATTAGTCTTGGTGCTCTATTATTGGTATTCGGCATTCTTCCTTATACGGAAATCGAATCGAAAGTGTATTTGTTTTCAAGTGTTGTAGCGATTGGTGTTTTTTATTTCGTGGGAAAGTATGTTCCTAAATTAAAAATTCCTATGCTTGTGTTATGGATATTATATATTCCAATCTGTCTTTCTATTATTAATGGATTTGGAGTATTAGAGCCAGTTAAAACAAATATATGGGGCGGATTTTTATTAACATTAATAATCGCATCGGTATCCATTATATGTTCTTTTCCACTAGGATTACTACTTGCAGTTGGAAGACGAAGTAAACTGCCTATTATTAAATATTGCTGTATTTTATATATTGAATTAATTCGTGGGATGCCACTGATTATGGTCTTATTTATTGCCCAGTTATTGCTTCCTATGTTCCTTGGTGGCATTCAACTGGATAATGTTGTTCGTGCTATGATTGCCTTCACTTTATTTAGTGCAGCTTATTTAGCAGAAAATATCCGTGGTGGTTTGCAATCTATACCTAGAGGGCAATTTGAGGCAGCGCAGGCACTTGGGTTAAACAATATCAAGATGATGGTTTTTGTTGTTTTACCACAAGCCTTAAAAGCAGTTATTCCTGCAATGGTTGGTCAATTTATTTCTGTTTTTAAAGATACATCATTGGTTGCAGTTATAGGATTAGCGGATTTTCTTGGGATGGGAAAGAAAATAGCTGCCAACCCTGAATATCTAGGTAAATATATGGAGTTATACATCGTCATTGCGTTTATATACTTCATTTTCTGCTTCTTAATGTCCCATGTTAGTAAACATATAGAAAAATCACTTGGTGTAGGAACGAGATAG
- a CDS encoding TerC family protein, translated as MDASMLLEYGWVLLILIVLEGLLAADNAVVMAVMVKHLPAEQQKKALFYGLLGAFVFRFATLFMISFLVDVWQVQAIGALYLLFIAVHNIYGKYAKKNEEGKEKKEKKQSGFWMTVLKVELADIAFAIDSMLAAVALAITLPKTNWFTLGGIDGGQFLIMFLGGLIGLIIMRFAANWFVKLLHSRPSLETAAFLIVGWVGVKLAVFTLAHPSVGLLDEHFPESKIWKGIFWFVLVAIAVAGYFFSNKEAVKAKESNA; from the coding sequence TTGGATGCAAGCATGTTATTAGAGTATGGCTGGGTTTTACTAATTCTAATTGTATTAGAGGGGCTATTGGCAGCAGATAATGCAGTTGTTATGGCGGTTATGGTTAAGCATTTGCCAGCAGAGCAACAAAAAAAGGCACTATTCTACGGGTTATTAGGAGCATTTGTCTTCCGTTTTGCTACTTTATTCATGATTTCTTTTTTAGTGGATGTATGGCAAGTTCAAGCAATAGGAGCTCTTTACCTTCTCTTTATCGCAGTGCATAATATTTATGGCAAGTATGCGAAGAAGAATGAGGAAGGTAAGGAGAAGAAGGAGAAGAAGCAATCTGGCTTTTGGATGACTGTATTAAAAGTAGAATTAGCAGATATTGCTTTTGCGATCGATTCTATGTTAGCTGCAGTTGCACTTGCGATTACCTTACCGAAAACGAATTGGTTTACGCTTGGCGGAATTGATGGAGGACAATTCTTAATTATGTTCCTTGGCGGTTTAATCGGATTGATCATTATGCGTTTTGCTGCTAACTGGTTTGTTAAGTTACTTCATTCTCGTCCATCACTTGAAACAGCAGCATTCCTAATTGTAGGTTGGGTTGGTGTAAAATTAGCAGTATTTACGTTAGCACATCCATCTGTTGGATTATTAGATGAGCATTTTCCAGAATCAAAAATTTGGAAAGGAATATTCTGGTTTGTATTAGTAGCAATTGCTGTTGCCGGATATTTCTTCTCTAATAAAGAAGCCGTTAAAGCAAAAGAAAGTAATGCATAA